From Candidatus Atelocyanobacterium thalassa isolate ALOHA, a single genomic window includes:
- a CDS encoding agmatinase family protein: MNNRNKSLLDFNPSSIGIENGNLYGLPYFYENSGIIVFGIPWEVTVSYKTGTGLGPLRVLEASPQLDLYDLDNPHGWKQGIFMPSISQFLLTLNQKFRKKALKIIEATEKNIDIKSCEQLQQELISVNSACQKMVDWVDEQASAAIQVGKKVGIVGGDHSVPLGYIQALARHNNDFGILHIDAHADLRVDYQGFYYSHASIMNNVLKIPQVIKLVQVGIRDFCEEETVIIRSSNNRIITYYDSYLKKSRYEGVSWYEQCQKIISNLPEQVYISFDLDGLDPKLCPHTGTPVAGGLNLEAVFYLLKQVIDSNRKIIGFDVSEVGNGEWDGNVGARIIYKLCCLLGL, translated from the coding sequence ATGAATAATCGAAATAAGAGCCTATTAGATTTTAATCCGAGTAGTATTGGAATAGAAAATGGTAATTTATACGGATTACCTTATTTTTATGAAAATTCTGGAATTATTGTTTTTGGTATCCCCTGGGAGGTAACGGTCTCTTATAAAACTGGTACAGGATTGGGACCATTAAGGGTGCTGGAAGCTTCTCCCCAGCTGGATCTTTATGATTTAGACAATCCTCATGGTTGGAAGCAAGGAATTTTTATGCCATCAATTTCGCAATTTTTATTAACACTTAACCAAAAATTTAGAAAGAAAGCCTTAAAAATAATCGAGGCAACTGAAAAAAATATAGATATCAAAAGTTGTGAACAACTACAACAAGAATTAATAAGTGTTAATTCTGCTTGCCAGAAAATGGTGGATTGGGTAGATGAACAAGCTAGTGCTGCTATTCAAGTAGGGAAAAAAGTTGGTATTGTTGGTGGAGATCATAGTGTTCCACTTGGGTATATTCAAGCCTTAGCTAGACACAATAATGATTTTGGAATTCTTCATATTGATGCACATGCTGATTTAAGAGTAGATTACCAAGGATTTTATTATTCTCATGCTTCAATTATGAATAATGTACTAAAAATACCTCAAGTTATTAAATTAGTTCAAGTTGGAATTCGAGATTTTTGCGAAGAAGAAACAGTTATTATTAGATCATCTAATAACCGAATAATTACCTATTATGATTCCTATTTAAAAAAGTCTCGATATGAGGGCGTAAGTTGGTATGAACAATGCCAAAAAATTATTAGCAACTTACCTGAGCAAGTTTATATTAGTTTCGATTTAGATGGTTTAGATCCTAAATTATGTCCTCATACAGGAACCCCTGTAGCTGGTGGATTAAATTTAGAAGCAGTATTTTATTTATTAAAACAAGTAATTGATAGTAATAGAAAAATAATTGGGTTTGATGTTTCTGAAGTGGGTAATGGTGAATGGGACGGAAATGTCGGAGCTAGAATAATATATAAGTTATGTTGCTTATTAGGTTTGTAA